A part of Notolabrus celidotus isolate fNotCel1 chromosome 21, fNotCel1.pri, whole genome shotgun sequence genomic DNA contains:
- the ifrd1 gene encoding interferon-related developmental regulator 1, with amino-acid sequence MPRNKKKNSRGGQHGHVHPFSDEDASIETLSHCSSFSDIMSVADDGGEANEDAAQEDFQYKLKGFIDSTVDKSAKTRQGALDGLKTAMATRILYEFISERRMTITDSIERCLKKGKGDEQRAAASLACLLCIQLGSGIESEEVFKSLKPIFKNILADGSANIQARQAVATSLGLCTLVAEDDILDVQATMECFENLFTRSYARADGTCPLVNPQTSALHTNALLSWALLLTICTSNQLRDILRKHLPKLPRLLESEDVNMRIAAGETIALLFELARDMDAEFEFEGWEELCDKLNALATDCNKHRAKTDKRKQRSVFRDVLKAVEEGDFQTETIRFGTERMTIDSWVRKRTYDAFREFVGSGMNYHLQGNEFIRDVFELGPPMLVDSATMKAMKISRFERHLHNSAAFKARTKARSKFRDKRVDVGEF; translated from the exons ATGCCgaggaacaagaagaagaacagcagGG gAGGGCAGCATGGACATGTGCATCCTTTCAGTGATGAGGATGCCTCCATTGAGACCCTCAGTCATTGCAGCAGCTTCAGTGACATCATGAGTGTCGCAGATGACG GTGGAGAGGCCAATGAGGACGCAGCCCAGGAGGATTTCCAGTACAAGTTGAAAGGGTTCATAGACAGCACGGTGGACAAGAG TGCTAAGACCAGACAAGGAGCACTGGACGGGCTTAAGACGGCAATGGCCACACGGATCCTCTATGAGTTCATCTCTGAGAGAAGGATGACCATCACAGACAGCATCGAACGCTGCCTGAAGAAAG GTAAAGGCGATGAGCAGCGAGCGGCCGCCTCTTTAGCCTGCCTGCTGTGTATCCAGCTGGGCTCGGGCATCGAGAGCGAGGAGGTGTTCAAGAGCCTGAAACCCATCTTCAAAAACATCCTGGCAGATGGATCAGCGAACATTCAGGCCAGACAAGCA GTGGCGACGAGTCTGGGCCTCTGTACTTTAGTAGCTGAAGATGACATTTTG GATGTGCAAGCTACCATGGAGTGCTTTGAGAACCTGTTCACCCGGTCCTATGCGAGAGCGGACGGTACGTGTCCTCTGGTTAATCCCCAGACAAGCGCTCTCCACACCAACGCTCTGCTCTCCTGGGCACTGCTGCTCACCATCTGTACCAGCAACCAGCTTAGAGACATCCTGCGCAA ACACTTGCCTAAACTGCCCAGATTGCTGGAAAGTGAGGATGTGAACATGAGGATAGCTGCAGGGGAGACCATCGCCCTGCTCTTTGAGCTGGCCAGAGACATGGACGCT GAGTTTGAGTTTGAAGGCTGGGAGGAACTGTGCGACAAACTGAATGCATTGGCTACAGACTGTAACAAACACAGAGCCAAGACGGACAAGAGGAAGCAGCGCTCAGTGTTTAGGGACGTGCTCAAGGCTGTTGAG GAGGGCGACTTTCAGACTGAGACAATCCGCTTTGGGACTGAGCGTATGACCATCGACAGCTGGGTCAGAAAGAGAACCTACGATGCCTTCAGGGAGTTTGTGGGCTCTGGGATGAACTACCACCTCCAG ggGAATGAATTCATCAGAGACGTGTTCGAACTGGGACCACCCATGTTGGTTGATTCGGCGACCATGAAGGCCATGAAGATCTCTCGCTTTGAAAGG CATCTCCACAACTCTGCTGCATTCAAGGCTCGGACCAAGGCCAGGAGCAAATTCAGGGACAAGCGGGTGGACGTGGGAGAGTTTTAA